TGCATGTAAATTTGAAgtcagaagaaagaagaaaagaagcagCAACACATTTTTCAGAAGCTATCTTAATATGATGTGATAACATATGAAATGCTAACTCTACAAGAGCAATTTGAAGTGtcaaaaaatttacatttatcAAACTTGTAAGTCAAAAGTGCCCAATATCTaatcccaaataaaaaatactagctAGCCAGCAGAAATGGTTATGGCAATTAACATGTGAATTTATGACAAACATTTTGACTTCCATCCCAATGAATCCATGACATGACAAGGTCAGAAAAGTGAACGCACTACAATCTCTTAATTCATGCTTGCAACTTCAATACCGAACAAAGAAGATTGACATCACATGGCATAATTAATGAATTGAAGACTTCAaagtaatgataaaaaaaataaattaagcttAGATATCATACAGATTTTTGAGCTAACTCTCTAGCAGCCATTGTTTTCCCTGTTCCTGGAGGACCATAGAAAAGCATGTTTCGAAATGGAGCCTGATGGGATTTTGTGTTGGCAGTTGCATTAGCCAGCTGTTCAATTCGTTTCTGAAGAGAAGGATGTAAAATCACATCACCAAATCCATTTCCATTTTTAGAAGCTGACCCTTTATTAGCACCACTTGATAAAGTTCTAAAGGAACGGGTAAAAACTCCTGACCAAGGGTATTTGCCCTTGGAGGACTCTCGTATTAGTGATGGTTGTCCTAATATTCTATCCACATAGCTCCAGATCACTCGAGCACCTTCTCTGCAATTCAAAAATTGGAAGCAAAAGCTGTAGTGTTAATTCACACACTCAGGAGACTTGGTGGACACAGTAGAAAATTGACTGCTCACACTTCCACACTAACTGTGCAATAGCAGACCCAGACATAGCCAACTAGACATCTAAAGATGTAAACTGATATTCAGCACACTGATCAACCATTTAAGACCTTGAAACTCAAGGCTAAATACATTTTCTAATCTTCTCAAAATAACAACAAACATAGCAAACTCAGAATCTCCAAAGTTTGACTACATATTAATTACAGGAAAAAACCTGCAAAGGTCACTAACAGCATACAAGCCCACCAATCAGCATCTTCAAGCAAGAGTAATTTTTACCTTGTTGTGTAAATCCCCGCTGCAAGAGCTGTGACCCCtcccacaacaacaacaagctTGTTTTGATCAGTTAAAACAGCTCGTAAACCACCTAAAAAAGTTAGATAGACTCATATAAGATGGTATCTTCTTGAGCAACAATCAATGAACgaataaaaccaaaacaatgCAATTAAAGCTTTATGAAGAGTActgttaaaattaattagtagAACACCAGATTTGATGTAGAGAAATTAGGGACCATCAAGCATTCAGTTGATTTGCTGATGGACAGGGTCCCTGAGCTAGGGTAGAGAGGTAGGGCCATCAGTTAACCAAGAGAAGTCCAGCCCTTCCTAATAATCATAATCTTTTATAAATGCCACAGCCAAGGCTCACTTCAAACAAGGCTTTCTCCAAGTTTAAGCTAGTGCATGTGATTGAGTTTATACCTCCAATGTGCTCAAAGGTAGTGTTTATTGCAGAAACCCATTTCTCCATTTCAGCATTTGCACGATCCTTCAGTATTCGCCTATTAACTTCTTCAGCTAGCTTTGCTTCATGGGCTCTCCCTTCTGCTTCTGCCATAGCTCTCACTCTAATTGTTTCACGTTCTACCTCAGCCTTTTCCCTCTCTGTTTGTCGTCGCTGTGCTTGAATCTGTTCTTCTGTTGCTCTTCGAGCCTGCTCCAGTCTTATTGATGATTCTTCTTGCAGTTTCACGAGCTCTTGGTTCCTTGCTCTTTGATATTCATTTTCAGCCTGTAATATGAACAAATTAAACTCCTCTCCATGAAATAACTCCTTTCAATCCTAAAATGTTAACAGTACATGCCTGCATCCTCTTCCTAGCCAGCTCATCTTCATAGCGAGCCATCTGGGATTTAGTTTGCGCCTGGTGCTGAGCCAGCTTCTTCTGCTCATCATAAACCACCCTTTGTCTCTCCTGCCAagcaaatggaagaaaatttaagaaaaatgatgatatgTCAGCAACAAAAAACGTGCCAATCCTCAAAACACATCAAGTCTGCAAAAGCAAAATTCATTCTGCAGGAATATAGTAACACAGATTCTATTGTCAACTtctcataacaaaaaaatcaaagcccaATCTCCCACAAGCCATTTGCCACAACTAACAAGTACATTGCTTTAGGTGAATTAATGAgcagagaaaaacaaattatctgCCTCTATTTTGAAACTTATTTTCCCCCTTAGGAGAGTGGGTGCCTTTCATTCAACAAGAAAGCAAAGGGGGCTTAATGGTTGGAAATTTTCTAAGTGCACGAATACCGATTTCAGctaaaacttcaaaattaaactacaggaaatttaagaaaaactatGACTCAAATACTAACAGATTTCTAATAAGAAGCTGATCTACAGAAAAATTGTCTTAACCCTAACATAACTGCACTGATAacaataacaactaaaaaacaGGGAAAACCAATAAAGAACCACAACTATTCCCCAACAGAACTCCGATTCACATCagtaaaaaacagagaaaaatgaagaaacgaATCTAGCACAAGTTCTCAACCTCCATCTAATACCTAGTAGAGGATAAAATGTTGGCAGTGGAAAGTAGCAATCTAGAAATAGTAGCATAAGATAGATGTTTCACCTCAACAACTAATCCACTAGGTGCTAGTAAAAGGGCATTTAAGATCACATAGCAATTTCTGCAAGCCATCGATTAAAGAACATTTTATGTGATCCACACTAAAGGAAGACCTGATATGCCTCAATCAGAAAACTTGgtcacaaaaaaagaagaattgcAACCAAGCAGATTAACTTTAATTTTGTCAGGAAAGCCCCCTCATTTGTATTCCAGGAGCAACAAATGACGTATAGAATTCAATGCCTATCCTAGCAATATGCATTCCTGAGTTCATAACTCCGAGATAAGTTGGTAGTttccaaaaaagaaattgaggtcAGTCATGTTATTATTTCGAAGACCTACAAAAATAACAGGTGACTCTTAGCCACCACTTGATCAAGTAAAAGGAACCCAACAAGACAACATCAGAGACTCCAAGATGCATTTTCGCTTCATGTATCTTTAAGACTTCTTAGCCACCAACTATTTAATGGCTAACAAAGAGGTTTCACAAGTCACAAGCTtgatggaaattaaaaaaaaaaaaaaaaagaggaactcATCATAGTGTAACTTACAGTTTCTGCCTGAGCTTGCATTGCCTTATATTCTGCAGCCTTTGCAGCCAATTCTGCCTGTCTCGTTGCTTCTTGTGTCTTTATAGATTCAAAGACCTACACAGACAACAAGCACCACGATTAGCACATCCATTAACTGAAGAAACCATTCAAATGCACATTCTACATCAATGAATAACCAAAAAATCCTCTCAAAAGTCATTTCGAGCACGCAAATTTCACAACAGCAAAATGAATCCAAAGGCCTGGATATGGAAAATTAAGAACAATTCAATTCACTCAAGCAATTCCGGAAAACTAACttaaactctaatttttttataccaatgcaaaaaaaaaaaagactttaaattattgaaattctCTATCCACTCATCTCCATAACTAGAAATAACAACATAAACTTCAAAGCTAAAATCAAAACTCCagaaaattaatctcaaaacccaacaaaaatatctaaaaagaaTCTTCCCACTTAAGAACCCACCAAAGAAACACCCAATACACaataaacaaaatctaatttaaaaaacccAGCAAAAACACCACAAACCCATTTTCACAAATTTGCCATAAAAcccactacaaaaaaaaaaaaaaagccatacTTAAAACAACCTCAGAACCCCACAAAAAACTACTTTCTTTGAAATAAAGTTTCCACCTTTTTAGCATGGGAAGAAGAGGCAATCTCCTTCAGAGCCTTAGCACCTCTCTCTAAAGCCTCAGGATCAAAACCAGACGACGTCGTTCGTGGGTTATCATTCCTAGGAGCTCTAGGACCAGACTCACCACTACCCGCTACCGTTGATGGAGGCAAAGCGGACGGCTGAGATTGGCCAGAAAGAGAAGAAGTTTGAGGAGGGGAAGGAGAAGGATTTGAGGaggaaaaaggagagaaattaAAAGGGCCATCAGCAAAAGACACAAGATTtgattgagaaaaagaaaaggaggctgCTACTGCTGAGATTAGCCCTCCAATTTCACTTGTTCTTCCCATTTCCttttttgtaaaaagaaaagacagtGTGGAGAGAACCCCTGGGTTTAGGGTTCTTCTGGTGTTGTTATGTCTTGAAGAGCAGGACAGTCGCCATGGAAATTGGAAAGAGAGATGGAGAAGGTTTTAGTAGGGTTTTGGTTTCGGGTCGGGTCGGGTCTTTAGTTAAGAGCCGCCAGAAAGTTTTTGGAAAGATGCTTAAGTAAGtgtatttacaagaaaaaaaattatttcttgttattttcttaaatcaaatgtaatatataaaaaactagaatcaattttattttccaagtaaATCATTTGTATCAAATCACATTTACAAAGTCTTAAGATTTAAACtatagataataaataaattagactCATGAATGATTAATCTCTATATTTTGATCAAGTTTTTGGGAAGATGCTTAGGTAAGtgtatttacaagaaaaaacattgtttgttgttattttcttaaatcaaatataatatatataaaaaatagaattagttttattttccaAGCAAATCATTTATATCAAATCACATTTACAAAGTCTTAAGATCttaaactataaataataaattaattatatttaattaataaaaaaatattcaaattttaattaaaaaaacagatttaagCTGCAATCAGGTCTCAGTAATGGCGAAGCCAACGCGAGGCAGTCCTTCATCGCGGTCAGGCTCCGGTTCCAGGTCCTCCACCATTTTTTTATGGTGGGGAATGACTGTGATTAGttataaagtgtttttcatttcttttcttttgattaattaTGAACTTGTAATTCTGTAGTTTTCTCTGATTAATTTATGAGTTGGAAATTTAACTACTTAAGCTGATTTTGATCGCTAAAGAAAGCATTTGAAGGATGTTAAAGCACAATTGATCATCGACAAAGCACTCTGTGGAGGAACTGTTTGTCCGTGGCTGGTTGATTCCAGTTTTATACTTCATGTGAGCTCGACTCTGTTCTCTTTGATTGTGACTCCGGTAAGAAATTGTTTTCTAGTATTTATTCTGATATGTAGTCTGCAAGATTCTCCTTGTATCCTGTTGCTTTTCAAGCCCCTTTTGTATCTTAATTTCTGAAGTTTGTTCAATGAAATCTGCACTTCATGAGCTAATGTGTATAGTTTTACATGCATTCAagcctctgttttttttttcctttttttcccccaTGCTGTGGAGTTCTAACTATGGAGGAACTTGAGCTGATGTTAGAGGACTCGGATTATTACAGTAATACTCTGCTCATTGCTTTTCTATTTATCAAGGGTTGTAAATTAATGCTTACTTTCTGCATTTTCTGCCTCTTGATGGGTAAAATCGCTTAGGGAATTCTTACTGTTATCATGAATTAATCATTAATGCATGTGTTCATGAGTAATCGCTGTTGATGTCAGCTTCTCATCATCGGAAAAGTCTGGCTTCGCCTCAAAGATCTCCTGTTGGTTGAAGGGGGTGGATCTCCTAGACGTCAGCTGGATCCTCCATGTAGACGTGAAGATTCTCCTGGTTCTCGCCGAGCAGACTCCGTTTCGTCGTGGTGAGACACCTCCAAGGCAGGGACCTGCATCACCAGCCAGAGGTCGATCTCCGTCCTCTCCTCCATGGCGATATAGGTCCCCATTAAGGTCTGCACTCGACTAACTATTACATATTTTCTCCTTCAATATCGTCAGCaattttgaagttaataacACATTATCATCTCTCCCTAGGGCCTCCCCTCGAAGGATGCGTGGTAGTAATGTTCGTAATAATTATACCTcttaaactatatattatagTCTAAAACCTGAAATCCCTCAAAGCCACTGCTCCACCTCCACTTGTTTTCTTTGCTGTAATAAATACAGTTTCTGATACTCTTTGGATTCTAACTTATTGggaattcttttccttttaccTCAGCTCACCACCCAGACGAGCTCCTAGTCCTCCAAGAAGGTCTCCACTTTGTAGATGCAGCCGCTCTCCAATTCATTGGACAAAATATGATTGAACCTTCTGTTGTAAAGAAAATATCTGAACTCAGAATACTTTTGTTACATTCTTTGGTGGTGGTGATTGACTTCGTTTTTCATAATCTTTGGTGGTGATTCTTCTTAGctataaattatttagttttgatgTCAATCcttatatacaatgcatggtTCTTATGATTAATAAACTCAATTACAAGGGCATTTTACGATGCATGGATCATTCTTAAAAAATGCACTGATTttcagctctctctctctctctctctctctctctctaagatCTCTCTCTTGTAGTCCcctgagaggaagaagaagcagcagcgGTTCTCCTCCGCATAAGCCATAGGTAATGCTTACTTCCCCGATCTCTACCTCCCCCGCTTTCCCTCCCACCTCCTCCCCTGCCCTCCCTGATTCGTCAGTTGTGAATGATAAACTAGTGAAGATTTTATCCAGTTCTTGATACTTTTGCTCAGGGCTTGTCTCTCCTGTGTTTTATGGAGGCTGTGTATTCAATATTCAAGTATAGCCTCTTCCTCCATGGAAATGTTTTCCCCCATGCTCCTTTTTTTCGCTAAGATGATTGATCCAAGAATGCAAAAACTACATTTttattaagagtgtgtttggtattgtggtagcggttgtggttttaaaaaaattattttataaaaagtacttttagttaaggttggtttgaaaaaataggtgtttagttaaaattgtggttgaaattaaggttttaaaaaagtagttttaatgtgtttggttaagaatgcttttgaaattaaggttataaaataattttaaaaaatatatattaatattgatggtttttaatttaaatattatggatttaactattgctattacatcatgaaaataaatgacactttatatataaaaaaattattttaacaaaaaactatctacaatttcattacgtataaaattcatccgacaagaactacaaaattagataaaatattatcaagaataaaattaagattacattacgagtaaatttaattcaccttaaactaattaaaaaaaaattgttgttcacGTAAACAATACGAGTGAAATTAATTACCTacataggtaaaaaaaaaaagtgttctgcgaacagtggaggcatgctccactgttcactaaaCAGTGGATGCATGCCTTcactgtaataaaaaaaaaaaaaaaaactgtttagtgaacagtggagcatgatTCACTGTTCACAACAGTAGCATTAGTTTGGACGCGCAAAAAGCAGGTaggagcttcttcttcttttctcttcttcttttctcgtGTTTTATACGCAGCTGCATGTGGGATCTAGAAAACAATAACACGCATTTATTAATTACCAAACAGCTTGTTGCTTGAAATCGCAGGAAACATAGAAGCCACCACGTTACCAAACTGTTTCTAAAGGTTTTAAATGAAGCCAAGTCATTTTATCACTATGAATTATCGTGCAAAGACGTAATAAAGGTATCCAGCCATTTGAAGTTTGCACCAAGCTTTCTCTTGCAAATAATATGGAAAAAAGAAGTCCTGCAAACTCTCTTTCACAaagtcctttttattttatttttttcccctgttGGCTTGACCATGCAACCAAGTTTGTGAATTCCATTCTGTTTCATCCAGAATAGCCGAAATATTctatatcaattcaaaaaacggaacaaattttatctcattttaaatcttgatcCATTCCGGATTTTTCGTCTAAATTCCGTTCGGAACATTCCAGTTTTATTCAACATGTTCCGTTTCACTCTTAAAaagtcattgaatcaaattgaatcttattcaatttaattaattaaaccacctaattataaaaagctcattttcattactattttcaataacaataatattaataataatattgaaaattattattactattttcattaacaatgatattaattttttaaaattagatttatcactaatatctatgatttatattcatgttgtttttttcatgtttatactttataggaatttgagcaaaacaagggatgctttagattccattagccttgataacattgatctaacttttatatttaaaatatttttgttaaaacattttactttcataatattttgatattttatcgaagttgaattattttaagttaaagatctatttaatcttgactatttaaaaatattttaaattttgaaattatatttgtttggcattgtgtttgtattgcataatttataattaatttgtcttgaatttgaattatatttgttgaatatatataatatatatatatatatatatattatatatatatatatatatatatgaacagtgCAACCCCGAGACGGCACGCTGAAACatttcaaaactgaaatattccatttcaattgaaaaacgaAACACTTaccaaaacataattaataacCTTGCATGGAATAGCATCCGAATTCTCCGTTGGCAAGAAATCTTCTAGTGAAATCATTAgttcaaaatttcaatttttatagcATGTCGAAAacccaaatatattaaaaaaggatttaattttataatgtaaGATAATTTGCATCATCAATTATGGTGACAAGGGGCAAAGTATACGAGTTTGAATGGCGTTTCCAGCAAACAGCACGTCTTTTGgcttattcttaaaaataaataaattgaaagttccactatttcagttttttttattaggttattatTTCAGATTTTAATGGTTTTCATCCTGGatttcaaacttaaaatttaaattttttttgtttaaatttaaattttaaattttcagatattttaatgtgatgatgttaaaaatactttttttaaaatgaaaaaaatattactaagtcaaatttttttaaaaaaccaaaataatgtcttggataattttttttttttttttttttaaatctttagaGATGACTGACTAAGTTTTACATAGATTTGGTCAGGTTAGAATAGTTAGGTTATATTCgggtatatttttaaaatgggtTAGAAGTAAACCTGGTTGGTTCCTTTTTTAAATGGGTTAGAAGTAAACCTAgtttagataaaaaaacctAGTTTAGATCAAACTTAATATTAGTAGATTTCTTAGGAGGTGTTTGGCTGTGTGTTTCAAttgaaacttttaaatttttttattcaaattaaatattttggtgtttttaatttttttaatgtttaaataaaaaataaattttaaaaaataaaaagtattattttaatatatatttttttaaaaataactacatCCCTCCTAGTGATAACTAAGTGATAACTACGGTTTTGGTCTTAGGGGTCTTCAAGCTCTTCATTCAGGCTCCAAGCACGGGAACACAAATCAAAGCCCAATCCTTGAAAGAATCGGAGGTTTTTAACCCTAAAACTAAAAAGTATAAATCCTTGAAAAtccccaaaaaaagaaaaaaaactcaaggaaCGTTTCCATGCCTGACTCTTGTACACACATATATACACGCATTGACCCTCTCTTGAGAATCGATTGGTGACTCGCCCTTTTGGAGTCGATTGAGAACGAAGGAAACAATGGACAAAGGCGAAGCCACCATTGAGACAGGAGCAACAAAATCCAGTGAAGGCCATGAAAGCAAGATTGGAAGAGTTCAAGCTGTAGGATATCACATCCCACAAGATATGGTTGCTGAAGTTCTTGCCAAACTCCCAGCGAAGTCTCTCATGCGATTCAGGTGCGTTTGCAAGACATGGTCTTCCTTGATTAGAGATCCTTTCTTTGTTAAGTTGCACCAGAACCAATCCTTGAATAAACCTTGCAAAACCGGACTCCTCATGTCCTCAAAGCATCAACTATTCAACAGCCACTTTGTCTTCGCTGACCATGAAGGAAAACAAGCCCTCGAAGAAGACACAATCTCCATACCAAAATCTTCTAACGTTTTGGGGATTGCAAACGGTTTAGCATGCATCGTTAACGATAAACACCGTATCTCAGTCTATAATCTTAGCACCCGTGAAAGTACAACCATTCCTCCGCCTCCGCAGGAGATAAGATTTCAAGACCGTCTTTCCTTCGGGTTTGATCCTTTGGCTAATGAGTACAAGATAGTGAAGTTTTGTGCTCATGACAAAG
This genomic interval from Populus alba chromosome 1, ASM523922v2, whole genome shotgun sequence contains the following:
- the LOC118048997 gene encoding uncharacterized protein, with the translated sequence MGRTSEIGGLISAVAASFSFSQSNLVSFADGPFNFSPFSSSNPSPSPPQTSSLSGQSQPSALPPSTVAGSGESGPRAPRNDNPRTTSSGFDPEALERGAKALKEIASSSHAKKVFESIKTQEATRQAELAAKAAEYKAMQAQAETERQRVVYDEQKKLAQHQAQTKSQMARYEDELARKRMQAENEYQRARNQELVKLQEESSIRLEQARRATEEQIQAQRRQTEREKAEVERETIRVRAMAEAEGRAHEAKLAEEVNRRILKDRANAEMEKWVSAINTTFEHIGGGLRAVLTDQNKLVVVVGGVTALAAGIYTTREGARVIWSYVDRILGQPSLIRESSKGKYPWSGVFTRSFRTLSSGANKGSASKNGNGFGDVILHPSLQKRIEQLANATANTKSHQAPFRNMLFYGPPGTGKTMAARELAQKSGLDYALMTGGDVAPLGSQAVTKIHQLFDWAKKSRRGLLLFIDEADAFLCERNKTYMSEAQRSALNALLFRTGDQSKDIVLALATNRPGDLDSAVADRIDEVLEFPLPQTEERFKLLKLYLDKYIAQAGSRKSGWLQNLFKRQPQKIEIKGLTDDILKEAAERTEGFSGREIAKLMASVQAAVYGSQNCVLDSALFREVVDYKVAEHQQRSKLASKSDEKSA